A region of Necator americanus strain Aroian chromosome I, whole genome shotgun sequence DNA encodes the following proteins:
- a CDS encoding hypothetical protein (NECATOR_CHRI.G222.T3) translates to MVEDSSKKKPMGVRIGKSFKDVNRELRAKLSNINKNLLPGSKERKPQSMGSSKQSPIIAKPTTNQPTRKIPSVTAHSPPRSPVQVRKKDSVTRSQTNKKKTSSDTAGTRDQSNTSQSKEKRKKEESEEFSPPSSSSPSSERKKSPVKKPDQLKPKMRKIYTEKQLKKMIDRLYKQTEILRADDPSVDTLLKETRESIQAIEALEKLYHHVHEESKIRTKRLMDEFERLKTMRQQHARDIDSQIAQQVRTEVDNKKELEEILNDSNVKNLVAKPVGSKEEVEQQSSFVVNMLRGHVVMPPSHSGGMIPTLGFLLCIFALIHNSSTYRLNVPRVLLPYHPNIPVKFILEVSQPSGGCFKWRSTRPDVVSVSPIGSKAAECSDRAEIRATAKAVSGEFSAVVFAEDSGSGTMLSCGVTVDQISKIRIKTTTKILFVDAAPARILVEALNAEGDTFSTLSEIPIEWELSHAGEGRPLRIVPFEQSTYEAPAEIVTLENKKKKGYIILVEGVLTGSATLTARFAEPHFKSIASDSLELTVVANLLLLPAHDLFLPVNAVVPFQVQIVKQSSTEVVPMPSSLYYLKVDSEAICLLDKMTSSIRALARGRTNIHLFSHNVDVKAKTGVRPPSTSINVVDPETIQWVIFEGGNWLLQTGTRYKLSVSLLDPHGNSMFISDNLRFDSVIPSDYFEIHIKSKNHTYFEVTPRKVGKTLLKSKFTAVLDENEKEQLTTGKVTGEQVVQIVDPVLITPSDVVFPYLPRRKTSFPLKVTGGSGLYDWSVADSTVCSIDSNGVLSSSSPGTTVVTASDKRNPAHKDVARVSVVDVLSLTFGKTRKEAEVGSNLILNVQLMGLGTDGSIPFTDCRAADFVVRSSDNSIFKPVPDSPPSLPTVGTGCSTVALKAVSSGDAKITVSFARYEATIDVSAYPALNVVNNDLSLAVGSSLNVRFEGGPRPWLHDSSNHYREASGDKLVTTNILDDVLNVKCKSEGGFTTLQLQVGNKPSSSLPLPAVSSIKLAVCCAVPTRLVISTIEGNQPKCPSNVRILLADASTKLALAAHGSCGSGIDRVLDSLNGFTVKWTTSNNSVLEVGEVEKDGEASAFAKGRDIAGSAVITAELSGKSRYRNHLKNSLELRLVKPVVGEPSKLVLWNEVVTLGTVRLIHGSGHFRVREMPGAPFTATVKDNMLTVTPKSQGSGSLRVEDVCVSGDPLDIPIKITDIHSLVIHGPQFMEVGSDAEVSVDAVDEGGSSFSRDHGALSNAVIEPSDPTVLVTKISGSLYRVRVLSVGGISLVASAKSTTGRVLNSLPHTIQVFSPLSLHPREVTLIPDSTFQLAVIGGPQPTPQIEFTLNNSKIATIEPNALITSKKLGYTSITGTVDIGGQHSSQNTVTLRVVSLTGIRAVASTHVTERGARVLLRVNGIDERESPFSFGGALYPFKITWTVSHPGVLQMVHPFGPSFSETDDNRFTVWLEGKSAGSAIVKVVVELTALAKQHFAGSTQVFEDLVEIRVEEPLMMKQPSLPVSTIRLAQNTELQLETAWPQSVVEYSVPSEFAGRLSVTKSGFVRTKSATGPATVVVRRIDLPDNETATVPLSVSKVDAMDVMLLTKLEPATLMSLSHLPVGAKIALKVVFRDSKGRELTSSSKISYRPHRFDLTDIVASNDNRTFTITLKSAGETVLKIWETNEPSQNVFVRISASEMLYPSTRLPIVSDIVCFVSPLAGIARWQSSDDRVEWLDVERGVAKLVNTGDTHITVHVAEQKLTTSLSINAAEQLVFTNDLPSFVTNAEGASFLFPLNVAANGTSSSHTAMTGCTEEQLAALSSIHAPFDCTASFANNKIGPAVNILSTKAVFLPKMGSYACLIERQEAGHVRLDIAGASQMELNVMARWLSGSNVHEAVTNTIFHMAMRVVETEVQLSDMDHKSAVLSLHVPTYQLRYVTANGCAADIITVTETRQSSGGNSAANKFFLVKLNVKSAALWSDLSEKCSVTVENSITGQTIHIPVRVRIVGQAAKQVYNALDSTGFIDFALIFLQHYSWIIPSLMWICLLGIISIAAYWFLRRRIWEKQGTFNDTSALRSPLSTSAVSRASMSMQSSPSFFRDSPLLKSTPIFGESMITSPRQQRPLGSKGEATLWSTDAARRK, encoded by the exons ATGGTCGAAGACAGCTCGAAGAAGAAACCGATGGGCGTCAGGATTGGGAAAAGTTTCAAGGATGTGAATCGAGAATTACGTGCAAAATTGTCCAACATCAACAAAAATCTTCTACCTGGCAGCAAAGAAAGGAAGCCACAAAGCATGG GATCCTCAAAGCAATCTCCTATAATAGCCAAACCAACGACGAACCAACCAACCAGAAAAATCCCAAGTGTCACTGCTCATTCACCTCCACGATCACCAG TTCAAGTCCGAAAGAAGGATTCAGTGACGAGATCACaaacaaataagaagaaaacttcGAGTGACACTGCGGGGACAAGAGATCAATCGAACACATCTCAGTccaaagagaagagaaaaaaagaagaatcagAAGAA TTCTCACCGCCTTCTTCGTCGAGCCCCAGTTCCGAACGCAAGAAATCGCCCGTGAAAAAACCTGATCAGTTGAAGccgaaaatgcgaaaaatttacaccgaaaaacaactgaaaaaaatgatcgaCAGATTATACAA ACAAACAGAAATCCTACGAGCGGATGATCCATCGGTAGATACGCTACTGAAGGAAACGAGAGAGTCGATTCAAGCGATCGAG GCGTTGGAAAAGCTCTACCATCACGTCCATGAAGAGTCAAAAATACGCACAAAACGGCTCATGGACGAGTTCGAGCGCCTGAAAACTATGAGACAGCAG CACGCAAGAGACATAGACTCACAGATCGCTCAGCAAGTGCGAACAGAAGTGGACAACAAGAAGGAACTTGAGGAAATCCTGAACGATAGTAATGTGAAGAATCTGGTG gCAAAACCTGTGGGATCAAAAGAAGAAGTGGAACAACAATCTTCGTTTGTTGTAAACATGCTGCGAGGT CACGTTGTTATGCCACCGTCCCATTCAGGTGGTATGATACCCACTCTTGGGTTTCTTTTGTGCATCTTTGCACTCATTCACAACTCATCCACATATAGACTGAATGTTCCTCGCGTCCTTCTACCGTATCATCCCAATATCCCGGTAAAATTTATTCTAGAAGTTAGTCAACCGTCAGGAGGATGTTTTAAGTG GCGATCTACTCGTCCCGATGTGGTCTCCGTAAGCCCAATAGGTTCGAAAGCTGCCGAGTGCTCTGACAGAGCAGAGATTCGAGCAACTGCGAAGGCAGTTTCGGGGGAATTCAGTGCTGTGGTGTTCGCTGAAGATAgtg GTTCTGGAACGATGCTCAGTTGTGGCGTTACAGTTGACCAGATTTCAAAGATCCGCATAAAGACGACAACAAAAATCTTGTTCGTAGATGCTGCACCAGCGCGCATCCTCGTTGAGGCGCTGAACGCCGAAG GTGACACTTTTTCCACACTTAGTGAGATCCCAATCGAATGGGAGTTATCACATGCCGGAGAGGGCCGTCCGCTCAGGATCGTTCCTTTCGAGCAATCGACCTATGAAGCTCCGGCTGAAATTGTGACATtggagaataagaaaaagaaag GTTATATAATACTCGTGGAAGGAGTCCTTACTGGATCAGCAACATTAACAGCCAGGTTTGCCGAGCCGCACTTTAAG AGCATCGCTTCAGACAGTCTTGAACTTACAGTGGTAGCTAATCTACTGCTGCTACCTGCTCATGATCTTTTCCTGCCCGTAAATGCCGTAGTACCATTCCAAGTGCAAATTGTGAAACAAAGCAGCACTGAAG TGGTTCCAATGCCGTCGTCCTTGTACTACCTGAAAGTTGACTCAGAAGCTATTTGTTTGCTTGATAAAATGACCTCTTCCATACGAGCTTTAGCTCGCGGGCGGACGAATATCCATCTTTTTAGTCACA ATGTGGATGTGAAGGCGAAGACGGGAGTGCGACCTCCGTCAACATCTATAAATGTGGTTGACCCAGAAACTATTCAGTGGGTAATTTTCGAAGGCGGTAATTGGCTATTACAAACTGGTACGCGTTACAAACTCTCTGTTTCGTTGCTCGATCCACATGGAAATTCGATGTTTATCAGTGAT AACTTGAGATTTGACAGCGTCATTCCAAGTGACTATTTTGAAATCCATATTAAATCCAAGAATCACACCTATTTCGAAGTGACACCTAGAAAAGTGGGAAAGACATTGCTGAAGAGTAAATTCACTGCAGTTCTGGATGAG AATGAGAAGGAACAACTAACTACTGGTAAAGTCACTGGTGAGCAAGTTGTGCAAATTGTGGATCCTGTACTGATCACTCCTTCCGACGTTGTATTTCCATACCTCCCTCGACGGAAGACTTCATTTCCATTGAAG GTAACAGGTGGGAGTGGTCTCTACGATTGGAGCGTTGCTGATTCTACCGTATGTAGCATTGATTCGAATGGGGTGCTCAGCAGTTCATCACCGGGTACAACTGTAGTTACTGCTTCTGACAAGCGAAATCCAGCTCATAAAGACGTTGCTCGG GTGTCCGTCGTTGACGTACTATCTCTGACTTTTGGAAAAACCCGAAAAGAAGCCGAAGTGGGGTCAAACCTCATCCTGAATGTACAGCTCATGGGCTTAGGCACTGACGGATCAATTCCCTTCACTGACTGCCGAGCAGCAGACTTTGTTGTGCGGTCGTCCGACAATAGCATATTCAAACCTGTACCAG ATTCACCTCCTTCGCTGCCGACTGTAGGTACTGGTTGCTCGACGGTCGCATTGAAAGCTGTTTCATCTGGAGATGCTAAAATTACTGTCTCATTTGCACGCTATGAGGCGACAATAGACGTTTCGGCCTACCCAGCTCTCAat GTGGTTAATAACGATCTTTCTTTGGCAGTGGGCAGCAGTTTGAATGTTCGGTTTGAAGGAGGACCCAGACCGTGGTTGCATGACTCCTCGAATCATTACCGTGAAGCATCTGGTGATAAATTGGTGACAACGAATATCCTAGACGACGTTCTCAATGTAAAATGCAAGTCCGAAGGCGGGTTTACG ACTTTACAACTTCAAGTGGGGAATAAGCCATCGTCGTCTCTTCCGCTCCCTGCAGTGTCCAGTATCAAGTTAGCTGTTTGCTGTGCCGTTCCGACAAGACTTGTGATCTCAACAATTGAAGGAAATCAGCCGAAATGCCCATCAAATGTG CGCATACTCCTAGCGGATGCATCCACGAAATTAGCTCTGGCTGCTCACGGTTCATGTGGGTCAGGGATAGATAGAGTACTAGATTCTTTGAATGGTTTCACT GTCAAGTGGACTACTTCAAACAACTCTGTATTAGAAGTTGGCGAAGTAGAAAAGGACGGGGAAG CTTCTGCTTTTGCCAAGGGACGTGATATCGCTGGTTCAGCTGTTATTACCGCAGAACTGTCTGGGAAGAGCCGATATCGTAACCACTTGAAAAACAGTTTAGAACTTCGATTAGTGAAACCTGTAGTGGGAGAACCATCTAAACTT GTGCTTTGGAATGAAGTTGTGACTCTTGGTACTGTGCGTTTAATTCATGGATCTGGTCATTTTCGTGTACGCGAAATGCCAGGAGCACCATTCACAGCAACAGTAAAGGACAATATGCTTACG GTTACTCCGAAATCGCAAGGAAGCGGTTCGTTACGAGTAGAAGACGTATGTGTGAGCGGCGATCCACTAGATATCCCGATCAAGATTACTGACATACATTCACTCGTCATCCATGGACCGCAATTC ATGGAAGTTGGATCCGATGCTGAAGTATCCGTTGATGCTGTAGATGAGGGCGGAAGTTCATTCTCTCGAGATCACGGCGCACTTTCCAATGCTGTCATTGAACCCAGCGACCCTACAGTTCTCGTCACGAA GATTTCTGGTTCTTTATATCGTGTCCGTGTGCTGTCCGTGGGCGGGATCTCTTTGGTAGCTTCCGCCAAGTCGACAACAGGGAGAGTTCTCAATTCTCTCCCGCATACTATTCAAGTTTTCTCTCCTCTTTCGCTTCATCCGCGGGAAGTCACTCTTATTCCAGACAGCACGTTCCAG TTAGCAGTTATCGGAGGACCACAACCTACTCCACAAATTGAGTTCACTCTCAACAACTCCAAAATTGCCACTATAGAGCCGAATGCGTTGATCACGTCCAAGAAATTGGGATATACATCTATCACCGGTACTGTAGATATCGGAGGACAACACTCATCACAG AATACTGTAACTCTTCGAGTCGTTTCACTGACTGGGATTCGAGCTGTCGCAAGCACTCATGTTACGGAGAGAGGAGCTCGCGTTTTGCTCAGAGTGAATGGAATAGATGAAAGAGAATCGCCATTCTCTTTTGGTGGGGCACTGTATCCATTCAAA ATAACTTGGACTGTCAGCCATCCGGGGGTGCTTCAAATGGTCCATCCGTTCGGTCCTTCATTTTCGGAGACAGATGACAACCGCTTTACTGTTTGGTTAGAAGGAAAGAGCGCTGGGTCGGCTATTGTAaag GTCGTCGTGGAACTGACAGCGCTTGCCAAACAGCATTTTGCCGGCTCCACTCAAGTCTTTGAAGATCTTGTAGAAATTCGAGTCGAAGAGCCGTTAATGATGAAGCAACCAAGCTTGCCTGTTTCTACCATCAGATTAGCTCAAAACACCGAGCTGCAACTTGAGACAGCATG gcCGCAATCAGTTGTTGAATATTCCGTTCCGTCTGAATTCGCTGGTCGTCTGTCCGTTACGAAATCGGGTTTTGTTCGAACAAAGTCCGCAACGGGACCAGCAACGGTGGTGGTTCGTCGGATTGACCTTCCGGACAACGAAACCGCTACAGTGCCTTTATCAGTGTCCAAAGTTGATGCTATGGATGTCATGTTGCTTACGAAGTTAGAACCAGCTACGTTGATGTCGTTATCGCATTTACCAGTAGGAGCTAAAATTGCTTTGAAAGTGGTGTTCCGAGACTCAAAAGGACGAGAACTCACTTCGTCGTCAAAGATTAGCTATCGACCTCATAG GTTCGATTTGACCGACATCGTAGCCTCGAACGACAATCGCACATTTACCATTACGTTAAAGTCAGCAGGCGAGACAGTACTAAAG ATTTGGGAGACCAATGAGCCGTCTCAAAACGTTTTTGTTCGTATCTCTGCATCGGAAATGCTCTATCCATCAACACGCTTACCGATTGTCTCGGATATTGTGTGCTTCGTCTCACCACTAGCTGGAATTGCTCGATGGCAATCAAGCGATGATCGAGTTGAATGGCTGGATGTGGAACGAGGGGTTGCGAAGCTTGTAAACACTGGTGATACACATATAACAGTTCACGTCGCTGAGCAGAAATTGACTACTTCA TTGTCCATAAACGCGGCTGAACAACTCGTCTTCACCAATGACTTACCCAGCTTCGTTACGAATGCGGAAGGCGCTTCATTTTTGTTCCCACTAAACGTTGCAGCCAACGGAACGTCGTCATCTCACACAGCTATGACTG GCTGCACAGAAGAACAGCTAGCTGCACTCTCCTCTATCCATGCTCCATTTGACTGCACTGCTTCGTTTGCTAACAACAAGATAGGTCCTGCTGTGAATATATTGTCCACTAAAGCTGTTTTCTTGCCAAAAATGG GATCTTATGCATGTCTGATTGAACGCCAAGAAGCCGGTCATGTTCGCCTCGACATTGCCGGTGCTAGTCAAATGGAACTTAATGTGATGGCTAGATGGCTCAGCGGCTCAAATGTTCATGAAGCGGTTACAAATACGATATTCCATATGGCGATGCGTGTTGTGGAAACGGAG gtCCAGCTCTCTGATATGGACCACAAATCTGCAGTGTTATCGCTGCATGTTCCCACGTACCAGCTACGTTAT GTCACTGCAAATGGTTGTGCTGCCGACATAATTACTGTAACTGAGACTCGTCAGTCATCTGGAGGCAATAGCGCCGCTAACAAGTTCTTCCTAGTTAAG CTCAATGTCAAGTCAGCAGCTTTATGGTCTGATCTGTCAGAAAAATGCTCAGTAACAGTTGAGAACAGTATAACCGGACAGACAATACACATTCCAGTTCGAGTACGCATTGTAGGACAAGCGGCGAAGCAAGTTTATAATG CCCTTGATAGTACTGGTTTTATCGATTTTGCTCTGATATTCCTACAGCACTACTCGTGGATCATTCCTAGCTTGATGTGGATTTGTTTGCTCGGAATTATTAGCATCGCTG cCTACTGGTTCCTTCGAAGACGGATTTGGGAAAAACAAGGCACTTTCAATGATACTAGTGCTCTACGATCTCCCCTTTCAACTTCTGCTGTAAGTCGGGCTTCGATGTCCATGCAGAGCTCCCcta GTTTCTTTCGTGACTCCCCTCTGCTGAAATCAACACCGATTTTTGGCGAATCGATGATTACCAGTCCAAGGCAGCAACGACCACTCGGTTCCAAAGGAGAAGCCACGTTGTGGAGCACAGACGCAGCGAGGAGGAAATAA